gcggagATGGAGgacgcgtgcgccgccgtgccTCGCTTCGCCGACGTGCCGGTGCGGATGCTtgcggggaggagggagctggACGGGCTCGAGCTGGACTTCGACGCCACGTCGCTCCGGCTGCCAGCGCACTTGTTCGGCGTCtacgacgggcacggcggctcGGAGGTAATCTCGCCTTGTGGTTCGCTCTGGACGTAACGAAGAACGCTTCAACACTTGTGCCTCATGCTTTTGTGCTGCTCCCGCAGGTGGCGAACTACTGCCACGATAGGATCCACGTTGTGCTAAGAGAAATTCTCAGAAGTAAGATGGCTTTAACGGATTTGGAAGAGGTGGACGTGCAGGAGCAGTGGGAGAAAGCTTTTGGTGACTGTTTCCAGAGGGTAGATGAAGAGGTGTCCGGGAAAGCAAGCAGGCCTATGCTTAACAATGGCGTCGAGGAGTTACGATTTGAACCTGTGGCCGCCGACAACGTAGGCTCCACAGCTGTTGTTGCAGTTGTTTGCTCTTCTCATGTGATAACTGCCAACTGTGGAGATTCACGCGTTGTGCTCTGCCGTGGGAAGGAGCCCATTGATCTGTCCATCGATCACAAAGTACAAAATCGAAGCCTACGATTCAGTTTGAGCCTAGTAGTTAAGGCAATGTGCATCTTATTAATCTTTTGGTATTCCAGCCTAATAGGAAAGATGAACGTGCAAGGATTGAAGCCGCAGGAGGGAAGGTCATCGACTGGAATGGGTATCGAGTGTCTGGTATACTCGCTATGTCACGGTCAATCGGTAagtttttgccttttttttcataccaGACCTCTAGTGTGTAGATTAGTTATTTATGATGTCAAGCAAGCCTTAGAGGGAATCTAGGACTGGGATGAGAATTAACTCCTAAGCCTTCTCTGAAAAAAAGGAGGGCTTACGGTACCTTCTACTACTAGACCAAATTAGCTGTACCAAACATGAACTATCGACGACGAAGGTAGATTAGCGAACCAAATTGAACTGATGGGTTGTATATGCCTTATGTTCCTAGCATTTTAGAGCATCACCTTTTAAGGTGGAAAAGGAATTAATAATTTGAAATAACTAAGGTCATAGCAGCACAAGGCTATGTCGTGAAACAatggaggtgattgtttggcttttttagggaaaaaccaaacggcaacaaaataatttgtgaataaaacttttatatacgtgtttttagtgatgtAAAAtccaaggctagaaaataaactacaataagaaaacctcaaaattaactctaaatttaaggacaaaaaatttaattttggcttataagcataagcataagagaaaagagGGGGAGGGTAATGTTGCCTATGTAGTATAATAGGAATTATTGTTTGATGCAGGTATAACAGCAGTAAGTCTAAGCCCACAATGGCCTGTTGCTGCATTGGCTGATGTAGCCTATATTGAACCATCAGTGCTTACCCTGATTCCCTATTTAGTAATAATCTGTTCAGTTCTTTCCTTCTGCGACATCATCATACTTATTTGAATCTGTTGGGAAACAAGCTGGTTATATTGATCACTGCGCTTTCTTCACGAACCCAATCACTCcagttcaaaaaaatattgatcaatTGTCAATGCACAATTAAATTGAACTTTGGACATACTTTTATTACAAAGCATTAAAGCTTGTAGGGTGGGTTATTGTTTTTCTATATGTGTTATGCTTTCATAAGATTAGATGTGCCATTCATAtgtaattttcatttatattgtCATCCTCGCATCGGCCACTTCAGTTCATGAATTATAACTCACAAAGAAATGTCATTCTTTCGTATTAGCAATCAGCAGTTTCAGTTCCATAGCTTTTTTTTCGTCTTTAAAAACCATGTTTAAGACTCACAAAGAAATGGCATTATTTTGCATTAGCAATCAGCAGTTTCGGTTCCATTGCATCTTTTCATATTGAAAATTCATGTTTATGATTTATCTATGGGGCTGTGTTCCTCGATCATGTTCTGGTTCTTTGCTTGGAGTTTTGGGGGTGGGGATGAAAATTGCCGGTGatcttaaatatatttttgtgaacGCAGTCAGATTTAGTATGCAGATGTGCATAAGAAGGTATCTGCGAAAGTAGAAAAGCTCTCTTATTGAAGGAACAAGGTACCCTGTATacttttgttatgatttgtgCAAGCAGTCCTGGCAGTTGTGGCTAATACTGGGTATTGGTCGTATCTGTTCACAGTTCTGACACTGTCTGAATAGTTCCATTATACTTCAATACTTGGACAACACTGTTCTTCCAATTCCATATGgaaatttagttgaattaagaACTAGTTCAGCCAATTCTCTGTgcatttgataaaattttttgtcttAATTTCTGCatcttttaaataacttgGTGGAAATCTCTGCTTCTTGCAGGTGATCGATACCTGAAGCCGTTCCTAATACCAAGGCCAGAAATCACTGTTGTTCCTCGGGCAAAAGATGATGACTGCCTCATTCTAGCAAGCGATGGGCTTTGGGATGTCATGTCAAACGAGGAAGCATGCAGAGTTGCCCGCCGGCAGATTCTTATGTGGTACAAGAATAACGATGTTCCACATCCTGGTGAATATGGCGAACCTACAATGAACCCTGCTGCACAAGCTGCTGCTGATTGTCTCGTGAGGATAGCTCTGACGAAGGGGAGCGAGGATAACATTACCGTCATTGTGGTTGACCTGAAACAACGAAAGAAGCCTAAGGCCAAATCCTGACAGGTCCTAGATTTCATCTGACTAGTTCACCATCATCAGCAATCAGAGTTGTCTGCTAGGCTGCCTCACCTTCAAGACGGCCTGCATAGTGCATACTTCTCTGCAGCCGTTCTTCAAGAATTGCATGTAGGATATCTATACGTAAATAGGTGTACTTTGCATGTCTGGGTCACTGGGTGTATTGTTATCTGGCCCTGTGGTTTCATGCTATTCAAATGGTGTAATTTCTTTCTGGTTCAGAATCAGCCATGTAAATGTAATGGTCTCTGCATAATAACTTAGCCTTGTaatctgtaaaaaaaactgagcAGCTGAGATGATCGCATTTATTGCAGAAAGAATGGAATTCGTTGCGTTCCTCTGTTTGCAGAACGGCAAGGGCTCCTTTGAATTGAAGAATTTTTAGGGGAATTCTTGAGGATTTCAATCCTAAGAATATTTTTCCAAAGTACTTCTCTGTCTGAAAATACAAGGACACCTGATTACCAATTTTAACAATATAAGTAACATCCAACTATGAACATAGACAAAACTAAGAATCTGGACGACTTGTCAAATTCCTTCTATTCAAATTCATAGCTAGATGTTAAAGATGTTTTAGCTATGCCTATATTCATCTATCAATTAAggtatattgtttgtatatatgtccagattcattagcatcatTAAGAATCTAGACAATATCAGAAAgtattacattatgaaattgAGGTAGACTGATTTTGTACGAAGCGAGTGGAATATTTGGAACATAGGTTTGAGGGTTGCGAAATTCCatttaattgtatttctatcaaattccatataaaataaagaaacccTATGCATATTCTCTATAGAATCCTTCCAAATTCGTCATCTACAAGCATAGAGTTGGCCCTGCTTGTCATATGAACACAAAGGTATTCCTCCATAATATCTAACAACTTAGGGAGAATTCAGGAgcaagggagaaaaaaaaagagagaaatcgTTCTTCCAATTTCTATGAGCACATTTCCAACCTATCAAGGGCTCCTTTGGAacacaattttaaaaatataaaaatagaatatcTCGCCATGTGGAATCTTATAAAACTctaaaacacatgaattatAGATTTGGTTCCTTTCGATGGTTCACAAATTAATTTCGAAGGAATTTGCTTGAGATAAATAGAGAAACTAGATATTGCATTGAACAActtaaagggaaaaaaagtgGTTTGAGCTCATACTTATTTTCTTGTGGAATTGGATGCAAAAGAGGTTAATCTATACGAATTTGGGCATCATATTACTTTGTTCCAAATggtctcataaaaaaaattctaaggATTTGAACCCTCCAAAAATCCTAGAAAATTCCTTCAATCCAAAGGAGCCATAAATAGTgagttttggaaaaaattctatctaaaattgctttaaaaattatattaatttctttactTAAGTTATTATTCACTAATAGGATACTTGATTTTACATGATCTACCTCTTCTCCTTCCCTCACTCTCAAACTCTCCCTTAGCGAACCCCCTAAAAGAAATAGTCACCCAATCAAACACAATAGGTGTTCCCAAACCTCAAATGTTGGCCCACCTGTGATATgcacaaataatatttctcaacGACATCTCGAACTTGAGGGGCCATCCCACGTAAAAGCTgtcaaaataaacttaaaccCCTATCGACATCATACCTTGGCCCACACTACTGCCATCTGGCCCATCTCTCTCCTCATTCCCGAGATTTCTTTTCATGATATGAACCtgttattttttgaaagaagttttaaaactaaaccctCCTAAAAACTGCTTTAAGGCCCAAGTCTCTTGCTTGCGCTATCCCATTTGATGTGGCCAAAAAACATTGTTCATGCTATGAGCAACTGGCCTAGCAATGTTTCCTCCAACGTTAGTGCATTTGAAGAAACAGAATCCTCGCCACGTTAGACTATTGGCATGGCGAAAGAATGTTGCCAAATTGTAAGCTCATGGCTAAAaggtttaaatataaaaataagttatgagagaaactacttttaataacaataataataataatgttgtaataataaaattcaGAAAGTCTAGAGTACGTCCTCCTATCCCCGATAGGATTTCATTATTAAACCATTACACCTCCTTCACCACCAGTGCCCTCCCCCCGCACTCACGCGCCCATGCCTAAGGTTGGCAACAGGGTGGGTCGGGGCTAGGTTGATCGAGAACATCCCTGACCCCGACGGGTCCTCATCCCCTATCAGGGCCTCATGGGTGGACGGCGTGCTGCACAAAGGTGGAGCGAGGGTTGCGACGACAAGCGATGAGGGTGTGGAGGTAGCACCCGCTTGAGGGCGAGCACGTGGTgcggagggggaagggaggtGACGGTCGTGCAAGGCGCAGAGGTGGCGGCCGCGACCGCATGTTGCTGGCGTGCGCATGCGAAGCTAAGGGGGCAACAAAGGTAGTGGGTTTGTTGGGGCAAGGAGTGAAGAAGTTAGGGTTTGagcatttatatataaagctCTATTAAATGGGCATTACACCTATTGGGCTTAAAATAGAAATGAAGGTGAGCTCATGCATTTTTGGGCCCTGTGGGGGCGTGTCCCTAGTACCTCGGCCCTGACGGGGATTCTGTCAACCCTACCCACGTATCCGTGTCACCTTCCCTGTCCGCACGCATCTGTGGCATCGACACTACCTTTCCCTGTAGTCGCCTTCATCTCTCTGCACGGCGGAGAGGTGCCCCTCCTCGACGcgatggggggggggggagaggggaggggtcTCGACCACTAGGGTTCAAGCTTCTCCCCACTGGCGTTGCCCCCAACCTTGGAGCTTGGCCCTTTGCGCTGTCGACCACTTGCCTCGACGCCCTCCACGTTGCTCTCCCATGTTGCCCCCTCCATACCGGTATCATGCGGGATGCATGGTGGTATTAAATGATATCTATTGATACTAGCAGGTATCATGTGATATCAGAATGTGATACTAGCTGGTATCACATGATACTTGTTGATACTAAATGATGAGGTATCACACGATGGCCGAGAGAGATCGCCAACGAGGCAGTGGGGCTCATGAATAGAGTTCATTCTTGTTTGGTATCCTGTTCTATAGTCAGGttgtaaaaaatttgataccctTAATATGCAAATTCACCTTGAGAGTCACCACTGCTTCGGCCAGTTCAACCCATTGGAGATCCATCATACCCTAGACCCTTCCGCTGTAATGGCGTCGGATGGGAAGTGAACGCCTTCGGTGTGGGTCTACTTTGCACGCGCATGCGCGGGAGGTGGGCAAGCGATTGGTTTCATACTATACgtactctctctctatatatatatatatatatacacacacacacactagaCATTAACTTTAggtgtataaattttagacaAACAAACTTTAGATAtgtaaagtttatacatacaaacttaaatatatgtacatatatatctctTTATACATATTATGGCCACGTTCGTCCCTGGCTACAGTTAACTTAACCTCATCGTTTTCCCCGCGCATGcttcctaaactgctaaacggtgtattttttacaaagattttctataggaaaattgttttaaaaaatcatattaatctattttatatttttttaataattaattaatcatgtactaatctattactacgttttccgagTCAGGTAAGTAAATGTATCCCCCTCTACCGAACgcaacctatatatatattctttagacatataaacttAGGTGTATAAACTTTAGGCAAATAAACTTTAGATAtgtaaagtttatacatacaaacttacaaaaatattattgatataaacttaatataaaaaatcttaatacatttaaatttatacatgcaaactttatacccataaagtaaaaaaaaaccatatacGCTTTAAATGGACCGGACCATGTAACATATATACGAGAAACAGGCCGCTTTCCACCATGGGCCGAACCGTGCAGTGGTGATAGTGTTCACGCGCACTCTCTCCGCGCGAGCGCCCGTGAAATAGCCTTTTCGTTCGGTGGCAGGGGAGGGAACGAAAACCGAGAAGTTCGACTCCTCGTCGTAGAACGAGGGCGGTATATGCTCGGTATACCTGTTGGCCCATTACTATTCTACAAGCCCACAATCGTCAACAATCGCTGACAACGCCCTACTCTCTTGTTTCGTCATCCTACCGTTATAATCATAGTAATGATTTAGGACGCTTCCCATGTCTAAAAATTGCGGTGCTAAAAAACGATGAAACTCATTCTTTTCCCATGCTGGAAATTTAATGATCTCCTGCCAATGTAGATTGAAGAATGAACGATGTATATCTAAAAAACCAACCAGCCAACCACAACCATTATTCTATACTGGCAGAGATGCGATTCATTTTCTTTAATGATTTACAACACATGTACAGCTTCGCTAATTACAACAAAGCCTCGTAGTGCTATGCTTACACAAGGGCATTTTGCCTCTTGGCCTCTTAGTATACAAgcccaaaatttttgaaaagaaaaacaccgAGGAAAAATTGAACACGAATATACAATCAACgaacaaatcaataaaaacCAGAAAACTATAACCTCTCCTAGCAATCTACTCTCCAATGGCCTGCTATCTGGTATAAAATGAATTATGCGAACTGTACACCCTACCCTACGGATAGGAACAACTGATTTATCCACAACTTGCAAGATTCCATGGTGAAAAAAGTTAACTATTCCCCCTTTGCAATAAAAACGCAAAGCTTGGGTTTTCATGAACATAAGGTAGCAAATCATCAGCTACCTCAATGATTGGCATTGTCTTTGTGATGTCATCAAGTGAAAAAGGTATGCTGCATTAAGGAATTAAGCAAGTAAAACTATGAGTCATCAGAATCGTGGTCCTAAACTGAAAAGCTATTAATATATTCAAATGTAACAAACAGCTAACCATGAATCATCATCTAGAAGTATGGAAAAGGTTGTGACTGTATTTGATTCCTCACGTACTGCACTTTTCAAGCTTGATGTGAACTGTCGATAGAACAAAAATCACTAATCAgtaaatgatttatttgtgAATGAAAACAAGCAAAATTAGGGGCAAGACCACAGGATCATATAGTGCATAATTAATGAAGTTCATCGTCTAACCTCTGCTGAGATAGTGTTTGAACCATTGATGTCATCCCAGTACATACCAACTATGCGCTCTAGCTGTTGTATGCTGAGGGCCTGAAGAGATCCTAAAAACATTAGGACAACTTATAGAGCAAGGATTGCATGTGGAGGAATCTTAGTCAATAGAATACTTACAGGGCACACATCAGTACGTATCTCCTTCAGCGTCCTCATTGGTTTGAGGGAAATCACCTGATGAAAGAGGAGTTCATGTCATGCGTTTGTGATTAAAACGGTATTGAGCATCAAGTTTTAATtgtaaaaggaaaagaaacattCATTCCAAAGAATACGCACCAAGAAATCAACAGCCTGTCTAATATGCTTCAGTGAATCCCAGGCTGAACCTGCAAACTGTATCAGACGAAACACATAAGGCAATAGCTTCGGAAAATCGATATAAAAACTGGGAAGTGAATAACCTCTCGAGTAGCATTGTCCGACCAATGTTTTAGTTCAGTTAGTCCAACTTTCACATATTCCCCATTGCTAAATGAACAACACTCACGCCGCAAAAGGAGTCTATCACAGCAGGAACAGGGATTAGAAACTTGCACATATGTCAAGACCAAACATTAGGACAACATGTTTACCTATTAAAAAGTTGAACATCAATCAGTGAAAATATCTGAACAAATAGTTTTTGCACCAAAATTGATGGAACCTGCAAATTCAACCAAACAAGTCAAAGTGCATTCAGAGCCTTCTGCCAATCGATGCTATTTGTTCATAAAAATGGTCACCTACATGGTTTGCCCTCAGGACATCCAAATAGTTGGTGAGGACTTTTACAATGCCCAACCAATGTCCAAGCTGGTTCTGTTGCCCCAAGCCATTTGTATGGCCTTTTGCTAGACTCGAGTGAGAAGTTCGTGGATCCTGAGGAAATCAAATTTAGTCTTCTTTCAATTGGCTTCACtcttttttaccaaaaaaaggaGCATGTGGCAGTTACCTGGATACACAATTCAAGCAATGGATTTAGCTCCTTCTTCACACTATCACTTATCATTCCATAAACCTTCTCAATTAGATCCACAAGCTGTTGCTTGAAGAGCAAGGCTGGATATTTTGCCTCAACTTGGGGTAAACCAGCAGCTCCAGAAACCTGTTGGCCACTGAGATAAGCAAGCCCTGCATTTGAAGTTTGACTTCCCTGAAAGATCCTCTCAGATGAAAATCTTCGCCTTTGTGGGGTTGAGATTGCTGTCCTAGTAGTTTTGAATGATCGCTGGAGGAGAACTGTTAACGTAGACAAGTTGGATAACCAATAGGCCAATGCTCTTATATCATTTTGGGCCTTCAAGGGAGGACAAACCAACATCAGGGCATGTTGTCATACGCTAGAGCGATTggaatttgttgttttttaaagaagATATACTGCATAAGTTATTGTGATGTGATTAattttccttgtttttttcatgttttgccaaattttaatgTTTCCACAGTAACTGTTAATACTAATCTTACCTCTTTATAGTTTATGTACATGTTAGATGTGGTAAACTAGgaaatttgataaataaaGATTCTCTATAGTTCTGACGAAAATCAGTACTAAATGAGAAAGCTAAAGATGAACCTCTGTTGCTGAATTTATAGCCTGTAGGATGCTGTCAAAGACACCAGTCTTCATTGCTTCAAATGATCTCCAATGAGAAAGACATTGATATATAAGAAGAGCAGCAATAGGCTTGCTCCCAGAAAATCCAAGATATTGTGATATACAAGTGAGTAATGACTGCTGATCGTCCTGAGGCTGCTGACTCTGAGActaggaagaaaaagaaaacgtcAGTACAAAAATAAGTTCAAGACTCAAAACTCCAATTCATATGAAGCATaaatactagcaaaataccTGGTATTTCTGATTAAGTACTTTCTGTAGTTTCTCTCCTTGttcaacatatttttcattattcaAGTCAGGCGCTTTGCCCTATAATGCATTACCAAATACCAAGTGAAAAGTCACaggtttaattattttttaagacatTATTCAGAAACAATATGCAGCAATATAATTGATATAACTCACCATTGTGGGTATTGTTTCTGATGTGCCAATCGAGGGCTTCATTTCAGATTGTCTTGTGTCACCATTCAAAATATGTCCATTCTCTGGGCTTCTCTGTAAATACATAAAACAGTCAGTTTTGAGCTGCAAACCTTCCTGCAAAGCATATGTAAAATAGGTTCACCAAAGATACATTACATGAATTCTAGTGATCTTTGATCGTGAAGCTGAAGACTTGGCTGTAGATGGTGGAGTTGCAGTTGCTTGTTGACGGAGAACTTGGTTCTCAGCTTCTAAGTTAGCTGATTTTCCTTCCAGCCTGTTTACGGAAGGATGGAAAAGAGTCATTTGAATGAAGTTGACAATGCTAGCGAACAGAGCCTGGTCACATCACGATAAATAGATCaaaagaaatacaaaattCATATGCACCTTTGTAAGGTCTCCTGAAGTTGATTAATAGTTTTGCCAGACTCTTCAATTTTCCTAATCAAGTCGTCATTCCTTTTGAGGAGGTCTTCATTCCTCTTCAGTAGGTCTTCATTTCTTTCACGAGCTTCAGTAAGAGCTCTCTTGGTAGCATCgctttcttgtttttccaTGACAAAGGAAGATAACCTTGAAATGGCATCTACTTGAAGCCTGGTTTCAGAGAAGAAGGTAATATAGTTTTGGAAATGACTAATGATTTATTAAATAgcagataaaataaatagttatgtCTCTTAGCAGAACCACAAGCAgttgagaaaaatatacaaGATACAGATACTAACTTTTGTGCTGTGTCTTGGAGTAAGTGGATCCTGTACTCATTATCACTAATTTTCCTGAGCAATTCTTCATTTCTCTCTTGAGCTTCAGCAAGAGATTTCCTGATCGTGTCATTTTCTTCCATTGCAACTTCCAAAGAAACATCTTTTGCTGCTATATCTTCTTCAAGCCTGTTTTGTTGGCAAGCATGCCATTACAATATCATTTAGAGTGCCAGAAACAATTGATAATATTAAATACcaaaatcaaacatcataAGTTGGCAGTGcatgaaagaaaatatgaatttgCATTGTCTAGAGTAATAAAGTATCCAAAAAGCATTAGTGGAGGTACAAACTTGATTATGGTGTTCTGAAgatgttcaatttttttgttagtgtCTTCAATTCTCACTAGTAACTCTTCATTTTTCTCTGCAGCTTCAAAAAGCTCTTTCTTAATTGCatccttctcttctctctctgaTAGCAACAAAGCATCCTTTGTTGTTGAATTTTCTCCGATCCTGAATCatgatgaaaatataaatacgaAACATTAGAATCTCACAAACGAAACATTAAGCAGTACCATGTCAAGTACCTTTCTATGGTATCTTGAAGAAGATCAATTTTCCTGTCAACATCCACAAATTTCTTTAGTAATTGTTCATTTCTTTCTTGACTTTCGACCTGTGCCTTCGCTGTTGCATCATTTTGCTCCCTTTCTCTCAACAACAAACTTTCTTTTGTGGCTGTATTTTCTTCAAGCCTGTGTTGGTAGAAGAAATATTTGAGGAATGGCATATGTTTAATGATAATACTACATCCATCCCATATTACAGTTGTCCTTTTGAAGAAATTAAGGAATGGGGTGAAACTAATGAGAGATTGTTGTTACTGATTGAGATTAGAAAGTAGGTGGAGAAATCAAATGAGAGATGGTTGTGATTGTCTGGGATGAGAAGATAGGTGAAGTAGCCATATTAtggatcaaaatttgaatgctAGAAATAGCTATAATATGGGATGTAGGTAGTAGCTATCAGAGATAGGTAATATAGAAACTGCAAAATTGAACGAGTAGGATCTCAGCGTAAGTATATATGTTGAAATAAGAACACGAAGATAAATATAATGGACCTCTGTATAGTAAACTGAAGCTCAAGTATATGTTTATCATCATCATGACTTTTTTTGAGGAATTCCTCGTTCCTTTCCAAAGCTTCAGTGAGAGCCATCTTTGTTGCCTCATGTGCTTGCTTTTCTGTTGATAGTAAAGCCTCCTTGGCAATGCAATCTTCTTCAAGCCTGTGAATGTGAATAAGAACATCAATGTAACACAAGTTTTGGCattgaaaaacaaatcaaatttggCATGTGTGATCCCAACTAACACAAGC
This is a stretch of genomic DNA from Oryza brachyantha chromosome 1, ObraRS2, whole genome shotgun sequence. It encodes these proteins:
- the LOC102715363 gene encoding protein phosphatase 2C 50-like isoform X1 → MAAAVFAADRGAATAAAGRCAAGAEATADLRGGGARARGAVGAAGPGKRSVYLMECVPLWGCAATRGRGAEMEDACAAVPRFADVPVRMLAGRRELDGLELDFDATSLRLPAHLFGVYDGHGGSEVANYCHDRIHVVLREILRSKMALTDLEEVDVQEQWEKAFGDCFQRVDEEVSGKASRPMLNNGVEELRFEPVAADNVGSTAVVAVVCSSHVITANCGDSRVVLCRGKEPIDLSIDHKPNRKDERARIEAAGGKVIDWNGYRVSGILAMSRSIGDRYLKPFLIPRPEITVVPRAKDDDCLILASDGLWDVMSNEEACRVARRQILMWYKNNDVPHPGEYGEPTMNPAAQAAADCLVRIALTKGSEDNITVIVVDLKQRKKPKAKS
- the LOC102715363 gene encoding protein phosphatase 2C 50-like isoform X2, with translation MAAAVFAADRGAATAAAGRCAAGAEATADLRGGGARARGAVGAAGPGKRSVYLMECVPLWGCAATRGRGAEMEDACAAVPRFADVPVRMLAGRRELDGLELDFDATSLRLPAHLFGVYDGHGGSEVANYCHDRIHVVLREILRSKMALTDLEEVDVQEQWEKAFGDCFQRVDEEVSGKASRPMLNNGVEELRFEPVAADNVGSTAVVAVVCSSHVITANCGDSRVVLCRGKEPIDLSIDHKPNRKDERARIEAAGGKVIDWNGYRVSGILAMSRSIGITAVSLSPQWPVAALADVAYIEPSVLTLIPYLVIICSVLSFCDIIILI